The proteins below come from a single Gimesia alba genomic window:
- a CDS encoding serine/threonine-protein kinase, translating into MNPQSIEGLFLIALEKKTPAERIQFLDETCGDNLEQRRRVEALLMAYDDAGSFLEKSPLGPADTTSYPLDFLTPSDDPDLLGTLGEYQIQKVIGQGGMGIVFRALDPKLNRIVAIKVMSPLLAVNPNARKRFLREAQAAAAVSHPHIVTIHAVDEAQLPYLVMEFVVGQSLQEKLDKVGSLKVTEILRIGSQIAEGLAAAHKQGLIHRDIKPANILLENGVERVKITDFGLARAVDDVTITKTGEVSGTPQYMSPEQASGDHVDQRSDLFSLGAVMYAMCTGRSPFRASNLVAVVRRVCDDTPRPIQEVNEEIPEWLIEIIDCLLEKRPENRLQTAKEVADLLGAHLAHVQQPGAVPPIERKPSKPPRQQTEAPQKAGLPVAKREVEVPSAMETDPRVFMPVGHAVLFLGGMIAFSEAHAPFSFLISAASSVFLGILIALVVYEAERRQAIPFMSLRMSDALSLPAAFAGGTLLLQMLFYLGVIPDFPRALLYILFAIGFTIYFVKNLPKRHPQLMEPAPQPTPPTAPQPAETVAVESVSNISATSVELEKGSTPAGYIIGIVMALVLGTIVALMTINPSTPESPMTYEVMNKIVKFSLTLVFILTIASIVYWNRADKKPLPFIVWFLSMLAMFMTLGVSFVTTAVVRAAPVGTTFTSLHGSILAASVLGVLAVAGFAIRGHWLHIASKGPDYVTAVKEKDARTLTGTGIGIWVLMVFFYWMFTTGFFQPAFLANDDWQFLPILIFSLVGGLFVTAGFLMERSLKQDGNAPASSTRGTVSRGNSRGSRLDRAVVWTGCVLLVLPVFIWMYGTATGNHFAANVPEMTLVSSLFFIPIGFLLIVCGLQNLVEPGSKAAKLIDGLFLLACVIAGPIGILLYIARYIKRRDALAEEKSEQMPVTPSDDLFVQENRRSNKRVVLGVVLGIGLLMSMVLFTQIWVHLNRDEQLLAKIWGLRLAVISGMLVAAYFIKRKAASAALNNPWNIMGWVTVVLAGLFTLTMLMQVFEKSIPGANKNHLVYEIDGQQPVETSISPETGLKTETYGSRVLVQKDKLNQQESVSGKENFGAILLSGQEPGWRVGIFPVDPMQVGMEGGVFGFSDRLLTVDPLLVELPAGKYCIRVSCENAGWEIEDENPKYDLAEIEVKPGAIVVPITMTRDYVRLAEVHPDWSQGGLFKFRWLDSKLGSLQNFTLTASQAKVVQELFKAYAADQPDVYEKVIMLVVPAGEGTKSFESLKEVFNDGKHPAWNKLIVPGKDTGTYRLAKPKLVRPTTQNPFSSGLPGANSQQTKKRAAGGALILSTEDGLRVDVKLSDASPETAAKAWLMKKGMAGKSIFEMSSGKYEIKVTSNAAGWEIDRQPPHYVDSQVAVKTGKVVNKNIRHDFKKLAAEHPDWSQGDQFQFLWPLPREGTRMTHTLSANQARVIQQLLQALANGTPEVAESDLLKTVNSESDLVPYKSVTEVFNFGEKPILNSLIVPGKKAGTWRLTEPKFKPQRGMSSS; encoded by the coding sequence GTGAACCCTCAATCGATAGAGGGACTGTTTTTGATTGCGTTAGAGAAGAAAACACCAGCAGAGCGTATCCAGTTTCTGGATGAAACGTGTGGTGATAATCTGGAACAGCGGCGTCGTGTTGAGGCGCTGCTCATGGCGTATGATGATGCGGGTAGTTTTCTGGAAAAATCGCCTCTGGGGCCTGCGGATACTACATCGTATCCGCTTGATTTTCTGACTCCTTCCGATGATCCGGATCTGCTGGGAACGCTGGGTGAGTATCAGATTCAAAAAGTCATCGGGCAGGGTGGGATGGGGATTGTGTTTCGCGCGCTGGATCCCAAGTTGAACCGAATCGTGGCGATCAAAGTGATGTCGCCTCTGCTGGCGGTCAATCCGAATGCCCGCAAACGATTTCTACGGGAAGCGCAGGCAGCTGCTGCGGTGAGTCATCCGCATATAGTAACCATTCATGCCGTCGATGAAGCACAGTTGCCTTATCTGGTGATGGAATTTGTGGTAGGTCAGTCGCTCCAGGAGAAGCTCGATAAAGTTGGTTCTTTGAAGGTGACGGAAATCCTGCGGATTGGAAGCCAGATTGCTGAGGGGCTCGCTGCCGCTCACAAACAGGGATTGATTCACCGTGATATCAAACCAGCAAATATCCTGCTGGAGAATGGGGTGGAGCGGGTCAAGATCACCGATTTCGGCTTGGCGCGAGCCGTCGATGATGTGACGATCACGAAGACCGGCGAGGTCTCCGGCACGCCGCAGTATATGTCTCCCGAACAGGCATCAGGAGATCATGTCGATCAGCGGAGTGACCTGTTCAGCCTGGGGGCCGTCATGTATGCGATGTGTACCGGGCGGTCACCATTTCGGGCGAGTAATCTGGTGGCGGTCGTCCGCCGGGTTTGTGACGATACGCCACGCCCGATTCAGGAAGTCAACGAAGAAATCCCGGAATGGCTGATTGAAATTATCGACTGTCTATTGGAAAAGCGGCCAGAAAATCGTTTGCAGACCGCAAAGGAAGTTGCAGATCTACTGGGAGCACATCTGGCTCACGTACAACAGCCCGGTGCGGTTCCTCCGATTGAACGAAAACCATCAAAGCCCCCACGTCAGCAAACAGAGGCACCGCAGAAAGCGGGCTTACCTGTGGCGAAACGAGAGGTTGAGGTTCCTTCTGCTATGGAGACCGATCCACGGGTTTTCATGCCAGTTGGACACGCCGTTTTATTTTTGGGGGGCATGATTGCGTTTTCAGAAGCACATGCTCCGTTCTCATTTCTCATTAGTGCCGCGAGTAGTGTCTTCCTGGGGATCTTGATCGCTCTAGTTGTTTATGAGGCAGAACGGCGTCAAGCGATCCCATTTATGTCATTACGCATGTCCGATGCGCTTTCGCTGCCCGCTGCTTTTGCCGGTGGGACGTTACTGCTACAAATGTTGTTTTATCTGGGAGTGATTCCCGATTTCCCAAGAGCGTTGCTCTATATTCTGTTTGCCATTGGTTTCACGATTTATTTTGTGAAGAATCTACCCAAGCGTCATCCGCAGTTGATGGAACCAGCCCCTCAACCAACTCCACCAACGGCTCCCCAACCAGCAGAGACGGTCGCTGTAGAAAGCGTTTCCAATATATCTGCCACCTCGGTTGAATTGGAAAAAGGGAGCACACCAGCGGGGTACATTATTGGCATCGTGATGGCACTGGTATTGGGAACTATTGTTGCATTGATGACGATCAATCCCAGTACTCCCGAATCTCCAATGACGTATGAGGTCATGAACAAAATCGTCAAATTTTCGCTGACACTTGTGTTTATTCTGACAATTGCCTCAATTGTCTACTGGAATCGAGCAGATAAAAAACCGCTTCCTTTTATTGTCTGGTTCCTTTCAATGTTAGCCATGTTTATGACCTTGGGGGTGTCGTTTGTCACGACGGCGGTTGTTCGAGCGGCACCTGTGGGAACCACATTTACTTCACTGCATGGATCGATTCTGGCAGCGTCAGTGCTCGGGGTGTTGGCGGTGGCGGGGTTTGCGATTCGGGGGCACTGGCTGCATATTGCTTCGAAAGGGCCTGACTATGTCACGGCAGTGAAAGAAAAGGATGCCCGGACTCTGACCGGGACTGGCATTGGTATCTGGGTCTTGATGGTATTCTTTTACTGGATGTTTACGACCGGATTCTTCCAGCCGGCGTTCCTGGCAAACGATGATTGGCAGTTTTTACCGATTCTGATCTTTTCCCTGGTAGGTGGCCTGTTTGTCACAGCAGGATTCTTGATGGAACGTAGTCTGAAGCAGGATGGAAATGCGCCTGCCAGTTCAACGAGGGGAACGGTTTCCAGAGGGAACTCCCGGGGATCGCGGCTGGATCGGGCCGTTGTCTGGACCGGCTGCGTGCTGTTAGTACTGCCAGTTTTCATCTGGATGTATGGTACGGCAACGGGCAATCATTTTGCTGCGAACGTTCCCGAAATGACACTGGTGTCCTCTTTGTTTTTCATTCCGATTGGCTTTCTGCTGATCGTGTGCGGCTTACAAAATCTGGTAGAGCCGGGTTCCAAGGCAGCGAAATTGATCGATGGACTGTTTCTGCTGGCGTGTGTTATTGCAGGACCCATCGGTATCTTGCTGTATATCGCGCGTTACATTAAACGTCGGGATGCGCTCGCTGAAGAAAAATCTGAGCAGATGCCTGTCACTCCCAGTGATGACCTGTTTGTTCAAGAGAATCGGCGTTCTAATAAACGGGTCGTCCTGGGGGTTGTTTTGGGCATCGGTCTGTTAATGAGTATGGTCTTGTTTACGCAGATCTGGGTTCATCTGAATCGAGATGAGCAACTCTTGGCCAAGATATGGGGCTTGAGACTGGCCGTTATCAGCGGCATGCTTGTTGCCGCCTATTTCATCAAGCGGAAAGCGGCTTCTGCGGCCCTGAATAACCCCTGGAATATCATGGGGTGGGTGACTGTGGTACTGGCAGGTCTGTTTACGCTTACTATGCTGATGCAGGTGTTTGAGAAGAGCATACCCGGTGCAAACAAGAATCATCTGGTTTACGAGATTGATGGTCAGCAGCCGGTAGAAACGTCTATTTCACCGGAGACGGGATTAAAGACAGAAACTTATGGTTCACGAGTATTAGTTCAGAAAGATAAGCTAAACCAGCAGGAATCGGTATCAGGCAAAGAGAATTTCGGGGCGATTTTACTCAGCGGTCAGGAGCCCGGTTGGCGGGTGGGCATCTTTCCTGTAGATCCGATGCAAGTCGGAATGGAAGGTGGTGTTTTTGGTTTTTCTGATCGTTTATTAACAGTGGATCCTCTCCTGGTAGAGTTACCCGCCGGAAAGTATTGCATTCGTGTTTCCTGTGAGAACGCTGGATGGGAAATTGAGGATGAAAATCCGAAATATGATCTGGCTGAGATCGAAGTGAAGCCGGGGGCGATCGTGGTGCCGATCACGATGACGCGCGACTATGTCAGACTGGCTGAGGTCCACCCGGATTGGTCTCAAGGAGGGCTGTTCAAGTTTCGCTGGCTGGATTCGAAACTGGGGTCGTTACAGAATTTTACTCTGACCGCATCTCAGGCAAAAGTTGTACAGGAACTGTTCAAAGCGTATGCCGCCGATCAACCGGATGTTTATGAAAAGGTCATCATGCTGGTCGTCCCGGCAGGCGAAGGTACAAAATCCTTCGAATCACTGAAAGAGGTGTTTAATGATGGAAAGCATCCCGCCTGGAATAAACTGATCGTTCCGGGAAAAGACACAGGGACATATCGGCTGGCGAAACCCAAACTTGTTCGACCAACGACACAGAATCCGTTTAGCAGTGGTCTTCCCGGAGCCAATAGCCAGCAAACAAAAAAGAGGGCGGCAGGGGGGGCACTCATACTTAGTACAGAGGATGGATTGCGAGTGGATGTCAAACTGTCTGATGCTTCGCCGGAGACAGCAGCTAAAGCCTGGCTGATGAAAAAAGGGATGGCAGGCAAGTCTATTTTTGAGATGTCTTCTGGGAAGTATGAGATCAAGGTGACGAGCAATGCGGCGGGTTGGGAGATTGATCGTCAACCGCCGCACTATGTTGACTCACAGGTTGCAGTCAAAACGGGCAAGGTCGTTAACAAAAATATTCGCCATGATTTTAAGAAACTCGCAGCAGAACATCCCGACTGGTCACAGGGGGACCAATTCCAGTTTCTCTGGCCTCTGCCTCGGGAAGGGACACGGATGACGCATACGCTTTCCGCGAATCAGGCTCGGGTGATCCAGCAGTTATTGCAGGCGTTGGCCAACGGTACACCTGAAGTAGCCGAGTCGGATCTGCTTAAGACGGTGAATTCTGAATCTGATCTTGTGCCTTATAAGTCAGTAACGGAAGTCTTCAACTTTGGAGAAAAGCCGATCTTGAATTCATTGATCGTGCCCGGAAAAAAAGCAGGAACCTGGCGTCTGACGGAACCAAAGTTTAAACCTCAAAGGGGGATGAGTTCTTCCTGA
- a CDS encoding ECF-type sigma factor, producing MQDVTRILQAMESGDVAATDQLLPIVYAELRKLAGNKLSHEAPGQTLTATALVHEAYLRLVGDSGEERQWDHRGHFFAAAAESMRRILIENARRKKRVKHGGEHDRVDLPEIAAPALDQSDDLLALDAALTEFAKESPEKAELVKLRYFAGLSEQEAADVLGISRATAARHWAYSRAWLFSQIKSDKDQTV from the coding sequence ATGCAGGACGTCACACGCATCTTACAGGCAATGGAGTCGGGCGATGTCGCTGCCACCGATCAACTTTTGCCGATCGTGTATGCGGAACTGCGGAAACTGGCGGGGAATAAGCTTTCTCACGAAGCACCCGGGCAAACGTTGACGGCCACGGCACTCGTGCATGAGGCCTATCTGCGACTGGTGGGCGATTCAGGGGAAGAGCGTCAATGGGATCACCGCGGTCATTTTTTCGCTGCAGCTGCAGAATCAATGCGACGGATTCTGATTGAGAATGCACGTCGGAAAAAACGAGTCAAGCATGGCGGCGAACATGACCGCGTAGATCTTCCGGAAATCGCCGCGCCGGCGTTAGATCAATCGGATGATTTACTGGCACTAGACGCCGCACTCACCGAATTTGCGAAGGAAAGTCCGGAGAAAGCCGAGCTGGTCAAGCTGCGCTATTTTGCTGGTCTGAGTGAACAGGAAGCAGCTGACGTACTGGGAATTTCACGGGCAACCGCGGCACGTCACTGGGCATATTCTCGCGCCTGGTTATTTTCTCAAATCAAATCAGACAAAGATCAAACTGTATAG
- a CDS encoding cupredoxin domain-containing protein, with protein sequence MPQHQIHLSKMMVLIGIVLVTAHPALAAEWGSLSGHIIYTGKPEKPAKVKITKDQKECCRENLHHLDESFLIGKNGGVKNVFVYLKQKDLNDTLIHPGYRKLPSKVNLNLKSCVFQPHACGLWLKHQKLLLGNQDRIGHNPHFYVFENETRSTLPPLPGTQDILTFYETETLPIKITCDIHPWESAYLLIQNHPYFTITDEAGYFKIKNLPVGKWEFLFWHEEAGYVVYQDNPKRGGMALEIKPGKNDLSVIKVTPELFDRSLASKE encoded by the coding sequence TTGCCTCAGCATCAAATCCATTTATCGAAAATGATGGTATTGATCGGAATTGTATTAGTGACTGCACATCCTGCACTTGCTGCCGAGTGGGGATCACTCTCGGGACATATTATTTACACTGGCAAGCCAGAGAAGCCTGCTAAGGTCAAAATCACCAAGGATCAGAAAGAGTGTTGCCGGGAGAATCTACATCATCTGGATGAGTCTTTTCTGATCGGCAAAAATGGAGGAGTAAAAAACGTTTTTGTTTATCTGAAACAAAAAGACTTGAACGATACGTTAATTCACCCCGGGTACCGGAAACTTCCAAGCAAGGTTAACCTGAATCTTAAATCATGTGTTTTTCAGCCTCATGCGTGTGGTCTCTGGTTAAAACACCAGAAACTCTTACTCGGAAACCAGGATCGAATAGGGCATAACCCACATTTTTATGTCTTCGAGAATGAGACGAGATCGACACTTCCTCCCCTGCCTGGTACACAAGACATACTCACTTTTTATGAAACGGAAACCTTGCCAATAAAAATCACATGCGATATTCATCCTTGGGAATCTGCATATCTGTTAATTCAAAATCATCCTTATTTTACGATCACCGATGAAGCTGGGTACTTCAAGATTAAAAATTTACCGGTCGGAAAATGGGAGTTTTTATTCTGGCACGAAGAAGCCGGTTATGTGGTCTACCAGGATAACCCAAAGCGAGGAGGCATGGCACTGGAAATCAAACCCGGTAAAAATGATCTTAGCGTCATTAAAGTCACTCCTGAGTTATTTGACCGAAGCCTCGCGAGTAAAGAATAG
- a CDS encoding polysaccharide deacetylase family protein, giving the protein MRFLLSLLCLLLMMSTSSATDNPAKSNKTSAHKTLPSAGVILTFDDRNMNQWVKQIPLFQKYNAKVTFFVDHFHTLKSQQIAALKQLQAADHAIGCHGVKHRKAVDYVREHGIERYLQDEISPAVKRMTDAGLKPTAFAYPSSSRNEEIDQALLKTFRHLRGGTGLAPNQRMRDLKPIFVPVDQIKQSGCLIGTGIDYAGTEKRPHYLTEIKDAMDHAKQRGEIVIFYAHNISDNGPGHHLPPKALEEVLAHAQQINLPTLTYDDLP; this is encoded by the coding sequence ATGCGATTTCTACTCTCACTACTCTGCCTTTTGCTGATGATGTCGACATCATCAGCTACCGACAATCCTGCAAAGTCAAATAAGACCTCTGCTCATAAAACGCTCCCTTCAGCGGGTGTCATCCTGACGTTTGATGATCGTAATATGAATCAATGGGTCAAACAGATTCCTCTGTTCCAGAAGTACAATGCCAAAGTGACCTTCTTTGTTGATCACTTCCACACACTCAAGTCACAGCAGATCGCTGCACTCAAGCAACTGCAGGCAGCCGACCATGCAATTGGCTGCCATGGCGTAAAACATCGCAAAGCGGTCGACTACGTTCGCGAGCACGGCATCGAACGTTACCTGCAGGACGAAATCAGTCCCGCGGTAAAGCGTATGACCGACGCCGGATTAAAGCCGACTGCGTTCGCTTATCCCAGCAGTTCCCGAAACGAGGAAATCGATCAGGCATTACTCAAAACATTCCGCCACCTCCGCGGCGGCACTGGCTTAGCTCCGAATCAACGCATGCGTGATCTCAAACCGATTTTTGTTCCCGTTGATCAGATCAAGCAGTCGGGTTGCCTGATCGGAACCGGCATCGATTACGCCGGCACAGAAAAACGTCCGCACTATCTGACCGAAATCAAAGATGCGATGGATCACGCCAAACAACGAGGCGAAATCGTCATCTTCTACGCCCACAACATCAGCGACAATGGCCCCGGTCATCACCTGCCGCCCAAGGCACTCGAAGAAGTTCTGGCACACGCCCAACAGATCAATCTACCCACATTAACCTACGACGACCTGCCGTAA
- a CDS encoding arylsulfatase, which produces MPNLRSRRLNVFLYLFCVFCIQTTFLQAAEKPNIILVMCDDMGFSDIGCYGGEVETPNLNRLAREGMRFTQFYNNAKCTTTRASILTGLYPRFGKGGHLRQNMVTLGEAMKVAGYQTGLSGKWHLMRTKGYAKSKYPGGWIDRYDKTTHPFFRGFDSYYGVLDGACNFFDPTISDPPYKRAGIRSFGQDDKAVTEFKDDYYTTDAFTDHTLGMIQRYSKSDKPFFIHLCYTAPHYPLHAKPEDIAKYVGKFKMGWDQMRKDRWKRLQEMGLAGKNWSLSEGDSRTYDWASADHEFEDLRMAVYAAMIDSMDQNIGRIMTTLKETGQLDNTLVLFLSDNGGCSEEPGGRDPKVRRPGPKDDYVAVGPSWGWAQNSPFRRYKSWVHEGGISTPCIAWWPGHIPADTINRSPAHIIDLMPTFLEMAGTDYPKAYQGHELLPLEGTSMLPLLKGEAKALHDSLAWYWSGNRALRQGPWKLVWDTQVKEWELYDISADRCETNNLAAQHPDRVKQMAQDWFAWADKVELKSKLKGKK; this is translated from the coding sequence ATGCCGAATTTGCGCTCTCGCCGACTCAATGTCTTTCTGTATCTGTTCTGTGTCTTCTGCATACAGACAACGTTTCTCCAGGCGGCAGAGAAGCCAAATATCATTTTGGTCATGTGCGATGATATGGGGTTCTCTGACATCGGTTGTTATGGCGGTGAAGTCGAGACGCCGAACCTGAATCGGCTGGCCCGTGAAGGGATGCGGTTTACACAGTTCTACAATAACGCTAAATGCACCACCACACGTGCTTCCATTCTGACGGGCCTGTATCCCCGTTTTGGCAAAGGGGGCCATTTGCGACAAAATATGGTCACTCTGGGCGAAGCGATGAAAGTGGCCGGATATCAGACGGGGCTCAGTGGGAAATGGCATCTGATGCGAACGAAAGGCTATGCCAAGAGTAAGTATCCGGGGGGCTGGATAGATCGCTATGACAAAACCACTCACCCTTTCTTTCGCGGCTTTGATTCCTATTATGGCGTATTGGATGGAGCCTGTAATTTCTTTGACCCGACGATTTCTGATCCGCCGTACAAACGAGCCGGTATCCGCAGTTTCGGGCAGGATGATAAAGCGGTCACCGAATTCAAGGACGACTATTATACGACAGATGCGTTTACCGATCACACGCTGGGAATGATTCAGCGTTACAGTAAATCAGACAAACCGTTTTTCATTCATTTGTGTTATACGGCCCCCCATTACCCGCTGCATGCGAAGCCGGAGGACATTGCAAAATATGTCGGCAAATTCAAAATGGGCTGGGATCAGATGCGGAAGGATCGCTGGAAACGTCTGCAGGAAATGGGGCTGGCGGGGAAGAACTGGTCGCTTTCCGAAGGGGACAGCCGGACGTACGACTGGGCATCGGCGGATCATGAATTTGAAGATCTGCGGATGGCCGTTTATGCGGCGATGATTGACAGCATGGATCAGAATATCGGCCGGATTATGACGACTCTCAAAGAGACCGGACAGTTGGATAATACGCTGGTGTTGTTTCTCTCTGATAACGGTGGTTGCAGTGAGGAGCCCGGCGGACGTGATCCGAAGGTTCGCAGACCGGGGCCGAAAGACGACTATGTCGCCGTGGGACCCTCCTGGGGTTGGGCACAGAATTCACCCTTCCGCCGTTATAAGTCGTGGGTACATGAAGGGGGCATTTCGACTCCCTGCATTGCGTGGTGGCCGGGGCACATTCCCGCTGACACGATCAATCGGAGCCCGGCTCATATTATTGATCTGATGCCGACTTTTCTGGAAATGGCGGGAACGGATTATCCCAAGGCCTATCAGGGGCATGAGCTTTTACCGCTGGAAGGAACCAGTATGCTGCCGCTCTTAAAAGGGGAAGCAAAAGCGCTGCACGATTCGCTGGCGTGGTACTGGTCCGGCAATCGAGCCTTACGACAGGGGCCCTGGAAACTGGTCTGGGATACGCAGGTCAAAGAATGGGAACTGTATGATATCAGCGCCGACCGGTGCGAGACGAACAATCTGGCAGCACAACATCCAGATCGTGTGAAACAAATGGCACAGGACTGGTTTGCCTGGGCTGACAAGGTGGAATTGAAATCGAAGTTGAAAGGGAAGAAATAG
- a CDS encoding twin-arginine translocation signal domain-containing protein translates to MSQSKQTQTRRDFLKTTAAGTTAALFGAPAIHAGTKTDSRIVLGSGDYQYEVQHNCVKLPSKFTWQTTHNVAVDKDGFLYVIHEGRANQTDHPSIFVFDPNGKYVRSFGKQFQGGGHGLEVRQEGNEQFVYVTAYQHLKTFAKLDLKGETVWQKYAPMESKVYAEGEAEHPKKVWGRDRFLPTNFAFHNDGGFYLADGYGAYQIHRYDKEGKWQFAFGGKGKEDGKFNLPHGLWIDNRPDREASVVVADRANARLQWFTLDGKHLETMTGFILPANLDTHKEVLLVPDLASRITLLGPDNIVIAHLGQDPEWEKAMKTAKPRMRETPNKWQAGRFVHPHDACFDQDGNIFVAEWVATGRITKLKRLS, encoded by the coding sequence ATGAGCCAATCGAAACAGACACAAACACGTCGCGACTTTTTGAAAACGACTGCAGCCGGGACTACGGCGGCTCTGTTTGGCGCACCCGCAATTCATGCCGGCACCAAAACGGACTCGCGGATTGTGCTCGGTTCAGGCGACTATCAATACGAAGTCCAGCACAACTGTGTCAAGTTGCCATCGAAGTTCACATGGCAGACGACGCATAATGTCGCCGTCGATAAAGACGGTTTTCTGTATGTGATCCACGAAGGCCGCGCCAATCAAACCGATCACCCTTCGATTTTCGTCTTTGATCCGAACGGAAAATATGTCCGTTCGTTTGGAAAACAGTTTCAGGGAGGCGGTCACGGCCTGGAAGTCCGGCAGGAAGGCAATGAACAGTTTGTCTACGTCACCGCCTATCAGCATCTGAAGACCTTCGCCAAACTCGACCTGAAAGGTGAAACCGTCTGGCAGAAATATGCACCTATGGAATCCAAAGTGTATGCGGAAGGCGAAGCCGAACACCCGAAAAAAGTCTGGGGCCGCGATCGATTCCTGCCGACTAACTTTGCCTTTCACAATGATGGCGGTTTTTATCTGGCCGATGGTTATGGCGCCTATCAGATCCACCGTTATGACAAAGAGGGCAAATGGCAGTTCGCCTTCGGTGGAAAAGGCAAGGAAGATGGCAAATTCAATCTGCCGCACGGACTCTGGATCGATAATCGCCCGGACCGCGAAGCCTCGGTGGTCGTTGCGGATCGTGCCAATGCACGTTTGCAGTGGTTCACACTTGACGGCAAGCATCTGGAAACGATGACCGGTTTCATTCTGCCTGCCAACCTGGATACACACAAAGAAGTACTGCTCGTCCCCGATCTGGCATCGCGAATTACGCTCCTGGGGCCGGATAACATAGTCATCGCTCATCTGGGACAGGACCCGGAATGGGAAAAAGCGATGAAAACTGCCAAACCCCGTATGCGTGAAACACCCAACAAATGGCAGGCCGGCCGCTTTGTGCATCCACATGACGCCTGTTTTGACCAGGACGGCAATATCTTCGTCGCCGAATGGGTCGCCACAGGACGGATCACAAAATTGAAACGACTCAGCTAG